In the genome of Delphinus delphis chromosome 15, mDelDel1.2, whole genome shotgun sequence, one region contains:
- the BRAT1 gene encoding BRCA1-associated ATM activator 1 isoform X1 codes for MDPECSRLLPALCAVLADPGQPVADDTCLEKLLDWFTAVTEAGSSLLLLQENPCLVELLFHVLKSQDLSSRILSFSLRLAGIFAAQENCFQYLQQGELLPMLFGEVGPLGGAAWTAPAVRSGWIQGLRTLAQHPSALRFLAACGAVDTIFSLQGDPSLFVASAAGQLLVHILDLAMRGPAEGHRSPQACDWPACAQKIVGHIEDSLCSTAVPQVTQALSVLTTAFGHCHGLWTQGLWVRLSPLVARLLEKDPVPASHSLVDLLLSVARSAPSSYRGLWETLAQTLSHLSPTQAGPLALGILKLQDCPQALRTQAFGILLQPLACVLEAAAQAPGPPGLLEGAAGNSMTVDTLLSSKSACVGLLCCALAHLGLLQPLPQRPSPWPQAPLLGAAVTILRLCSGSAAPTSDVGSRLCAILVGCGRVQRAALDFLGALSQGTGPQELVTQVFSVLLEYLVSPESSSMVLKKAFQATLRWLLSSPKTPGCCDLDPHTQLFLRELLPVLQKRLCSPCWEVRDSGLEFLTQMTRHWGGQAGFRQALLASEVPELTKQLLRDPESYVRASAVTATGQLSSWGLCATPAGPECPGAQQESLLVELLHILSTDSEGFPRRAVMQVFTEWLRDGHDDVAEDAEQFVAGALQAASRDLDWEVRAQGLELALVFLEQLLGQRGSHCPYAVALPETAPPGVLAQALQVLCRVQLFEFAFRALFDCDRPVAQKSCDLLLFLRAKAAPCGSPQEAGDSPNVASVEATLQRWQAGEQGQPLGYLEPGAVVALLRSVDLEGLRDTLAESSDHVEKSPQSLLQDMLAAVGVLGENEADCY; via the exons ATGGACCCAGAGTGCTCCCGGCTCCTCCCTGCGCTCTGTGCCGTCCTGGCAGACCCCGGGCAGCCTGTGGCAGATGACACTTGTTTGGAGAAGCTGCTGGACTGGTTTACAGCGGTAACCGAAGCAG GGTCCAGTCTCCTGTTACTACAGGAAAATCCCTGCCTGGTAGAGCTGCTGTTCCACGTGCTGAAATCCCAGGACCTAAGTTCCAGAATCCTCTCCTTCTCACTCCGCCTCGCAGGGATATTTGCAGCCCAGGAAAACTGCTTCCAGTATCTTCAG CAGGGGGAGCTGCTGCCCATGCTCTTTGGGGAGGTGGGCCCCCTCGGAGGAGCGGCCTGGACGGCCCCCGCTGTGCGCAGCGGCTGGATCCAGGGCCTGCGCACCCTGGCACAGCATCCTAGCGCCCTGCGCTTCCTCGCCGCCTGTG gtGCAGTTGACACCATCTTCTCCCTGCAGGGAGATCCCAGCCTGTTTGTGGCCTCGGCAGCCGGGCAGCTCCTGGTGCACATTCTGGACTTGGCGATGCGGGGCCCAGCCGAGGGCCACCGCAGTCCGCAGGCTTGTGACTGGCCAGCATGTGCCCAGAAGATCGTGGGTCACATCGAAGActccctgtgctccacagccgTCCCGCAGGTCACACAGGCCCTGAGCGTCCTGACCACTGCGTTCGGGCACTGCCACGGCCTTTGGACGCAAGGCCTTTGGGTGCGGCTGAGCCCCCTCGTGGCCCGCCTGCTCGAGAAAGACCCTGTCCCAGCCTCACACTCGCTCGTGGATCTCCTCCTCAGCGTGGCCCG TTCTGCGCCGAGCTCTTACCGTGGCCTGTGGGAGACTTTGGCCCAGACACTGAGCCACTTGAGCCCCACACAGGCAGGGCCTCTGGCTTTGGGGATCCTGAAACTGCAGGACTG TCCACAGGCGCTGAGGACCCAGGCCTTTGGcatcctcctccagcccctggcctgTGTCCTGGAAGCTGCTGCTCAGGCCCCTGGACCCCCAG GCTTGCTGGAGGGGGCCGCAGGCAACTCGATGACGGTGGACACGCTCCTCTCCTCCAAGTCGGCCTGTGTGGGTCTCCTGTGCTGTGCTCTGGCCCACCTGGGGCTGCTGCAGCCGTTG ccccagcgccCCTCGCCCTGGCCGCAGGCGCCCCTGCTTGGGGCTGCGGTGACAATACTGCGGCTCTGCAGTGGCTCAGCGGCCCCCACCTCCGATGTGGGCAGCCGTCTCTGTGCGATCCTGGTGGGCTGTGGCCGGGTCCAGCGAGCTGCCCTGGATTTCCTGGGGGCGCTGTCTCAGGGGACCG GCCCTCAAGAGTTGGTGACGCAGGTGTTTTCCGTCCTCCTGGAGTACCTCGTGAGCCCTGAGTCCAGCTCCATG GTTCTGAAGAAGGCCTTCCAGGCCACACTCAGGTGGCTCCTGAGCTCACCCAAGACCCCTGGCTGCTGCGACCTGGACCCCCACACCCAGCTGTTCCTCAGAG AGCTGCTTCCTGTGCTACAGAAGCGCCTGTGCAGCCCCTGCTGGGAGGTAAGGGACTCAGGCCTCGAGTTCCTGACCCAAATGACCAGACACTGGGGAG GGCAGGCCGGCTTCAGACAAGCGCTCCTTGCTTCAGAGGTGCCTGAGCTCACCAAGCAGCTTCTGCGAGACCCTGAGAGTTACGTCCGCGCGAGCGCAGTGACCGCCACAGGGCAGTTGTCTAGCTGGGGGCTGTGTGCCACCCCTGCCGGCCCTGAGTGCCCAGGGGCTCAGCAG GAGAGCCTGCTCGTGGAGCTTCTGCACATCCTCTCCACAGACTCGGAGGGCTTCCCCCGGAGGGCCGTCATGCAGGTCTTCACTGAGTGGCTGAGGGATGGCCACGATGATGTAGCTGAAGACGCGGAGCAGTTTGTGGCTGGAGCGCTCCAGGCGGCGAGCAGGGACTTGGACTGGGAGGTGCGGGCCCAGGGCCTCGAGCTGGCACTGGTGTTCCTGGAGCAGTTGCTGGGTCAGCGCGGCTCCCACTGTCCCTATGCCGTGGCCCTGCCCGAGACAGCCCCACCTGGTGTGCTGGCCCAGGCCCTGCAGGTGCTCTGCCGTGTGCAGCTCTTTGAGTTTGCCTTCCGTGCCTTGTTTGACTGTGACCGACCTGTGGCCCAGAAGTCCTGTGATCTTCTCCTATTCCTGAGGGCCAAGGCTGCTCCCTGTGGCAGCCCGCAGGAGGCGGGGGACAGTCCCAACGTGGCCTCTGTGGAGGCCACCCTGCAGAGGTGGCAGGCAGGTGAGCAGGGTCAGCCCCTGGGGTACCTGGAGCCCGGGGCCGTCGTAGCTCTGCTGAGGTCTGTAGACCTGGAGGGCCTTCGGGACACTCTGGCTGAGAGCAGTGACCATGTGGAGAAGAGCCCCCAGTCACTCTTGCAGGACATGCTGGCTGCCGTGGGCGTCCTTGGGGAGAACGAGGCCGACTGCTACTGA
- the BRAT1 gene encoding BRCA1-associated ATM activator 1 isoform X2: MRGPAEGHRSPQACDWPACAQKIVGHIEDSLCSTAVPQVTQALSVLTTAFGHCHGLWTQGLWVRLSPLVARLLEKDPVPASHSLVDLLLSVARSAPSSYRGLWETLAQTLSHLSPTQAGPLALGILKLQDCPQALRTQAFGILLQPLACVLEAAAQAPGPPGLLEGAAGNSMTVDTLLSSKSACVGLLCCALAHLGLLQPLPQRPSPWPQAPLLGAAVTILRLCSGSAAPTSDVGSRLCAILVGCGRVQRAALDFLGALSQGTGPQELVTQVFSVLLEYLVSPESSSMVLKKAFQATLRWLLSSPKTPGCCDLDPHTQLFLRELLPVLQKRLCSPCWEVRDSGLEFLTQMTRHWGGQAGFRQALLASEVPELTKQLLRDPESYVRASAVTATGQLSSWGLCATPAGPECPGAQQESLLVELLHILSTDSEGFPRRAVMQVFTEWLRDGHDDVAEDAEQFVAGALQAASRDLDWEVRAQGLELALVFLEQLLGQRGSHCPYAVALPETAPPGVLAQALQVLCRVQLFEFAFRALFDCDRPVAQKSCDLLLFLRAKAAPCGSPQEAGDSPNVASVEATLQRWQAGEQGQPLGYLEPGAVVALLRSVDLEGLRDTLAESSDHVEKSPQSLLQDMLAAVGVLGENEADCY; the protein is encoded by the exons ATGCGGGGCCCAGCCGAGGGCCACCGCAGTCCGCAGGCTTGTGACTGGCCAGCATGTGCCCAGAAGATCGTGGGTCACATCGAAGActccctgtgctccacagccgTCCCGCAGGTCACACAGGCCCTGAGCGTCCTGACCACTGCGTTCGGGCACTGCCACGGCCTTTGGACGCAAGGCCTTTGGGTGCGGCTGAGCCCCCTCGTGGCCCGCCTGCTCGAGAAAGACCCTGTCCCAGCCTCACACTCGCTCGTGGATCTCCTCCTCAGCGTGGCCCG TTCTGCGCCGAGCTCTTACCGTGGCCTGTGGGAGACTTTGGCCCAGACACTGAGCCACTTGAGCCCCACACAGGCAGGGCCTCTGGCTTTGGGGATCCTGAAACTGCAGGACTG TCCACAGGCGCTGAGGACCCAGGCCTTTGGcatcctcctccagcccctggcctgTGTCCTGGAAGCTGCTGCTCAGGCCCCTGGACCCCCAG GCTTGCTGGAGGGGGCCGCAGGCAACTCGATGACGGTGGACACGCTCCTCTCCTCCAAGTCGGCCTGTGTGGGTCTCCTGTGCTGTGCTCTGGCCCACCTGGGGCTGCTGCAGCCGTTG ccccagcgccCCTCGCCCTGGCCGCAGGCGCCCCTGCTTGGGGCTGCGGTGACAATACTGCGGCTCTGCAGTGGCTCAGCGGCCCCCACCTCCGATGTGGGCAGCCGTCTCTGTGCGATCCTGGTGGGCTGTGGCCGGGTCCAGCGAGCTGCCCTGGATTTCCTGGGGGCGCTGTCTCAGGGGACCG GCCCTCAAGAGTTGGTGACGCAGGTGTTTTCCGTCCTCCTGGAGTACCTCGTGAGCCCTGAGTCCAGCTCCATG GTTCTGAAGAAGGCCTTCCAGGCCACACTCAGGTGGCTCCTGAGCTCACCCAAGACCCCTGGCTGCTGCGACCTGGACCCCCACACCCAGCTGTTCCTCAGAG AGCTGCTTCCTGTGCTACAGAAGCGCCTGTGCAGCCCCTGCTGGGAGGTAAGGGACTCAGGCCTCGAGTTCCTGACCCAAATGACCAGACACTGGGGAG GGCAGGCCGGCTTCAGACAAGCGCTCCTTGCTTCAGAGGTGCCTGAGCTCACCAAGCAGCTTCTGCGAGACCCTGAGAGTTACGTCCGCGCGAGCGCAGTGACCGCCACAGGGCAGTTGTCTAGCTGGGGGCTGTGTGCCACCCCTGCCGGCCCTGAGTGCCCAGGGGCTCAGCAG GAGAGCCTGCTCGTGGAGCTTCTGCACATCCTCTCCACAGACTCGGAGGGCTTCCCCCGGAGGGCCGTCATGCAGGTCTTCACTGAGTGGCTGAGGGATGGCCACGATGATGTAGCTGAAGACGCGGAGCAGTTTGTGGCTGGAGCGCTCCAGGCGGCGAGCAGGGACTTGGACTGGGAGGTGCGGGCCCAGGGCCTCGAGCTGGCACTGGTGTTCCTGGAGCAGTTGCTGGGTCAGCGCGGCTCCCACTGTCCCTATGCCGTGGCCCTGCCCGAGACAGCCCCACCTGGTGTGCTGGCCCAGGCCCTGCAGGTGCTCTGCCGTGTGCAGCTCTTTGAGTTTGCCTTCCGTGCCTTGTTTGACTGTGACCGACCTGTGGCCCAGAAGTCCTGTGATCTTCTCCTATTCCTGAGGGCCAAGGCTGCTCCCTGTGGCAGCCCGCAGGAGGCGGGGGACAGTCCCAACGTGGCCTCTGTGGAGGCCACCCTGCAGAGGTGGCAGGCAGGTGAGCAGGGTCAGCCCCTGGGGTACCTGGAGCCCGGGGCCGTCGTAGCTCTGCTGAGGTCTGTAGACCTGGAGGGCCTTCGGGACACTCTGGCTGAGAGCAGTGACCATGTGGAGAAGAGCCCCCAGTCACTCTTGCAGGACATGCTGGCTGCCGTGGGCGTCCTTGGGGAGAACGAGGCCGACTGCTACTGA